From the Capnocytophaga sp. oral taxon 878 genome, the window TATACCATTAGGTTATACACCTTAGCTCTTACAGGCATAGCCGCCTCCTATGTATTATGGGAAAAGTTTTGCCATTACCAAACCAAAACCAAACAACTACTAAAATATTTAGGCGGAATATCGTTAGAAATATACGTAACTCATTACTATTGTATTTTTTTAGTACCTTATATCAAAACCATTTTAGGTGATAATCTCTACCTTAATGCCCTTGTATTTACTCTTTTAGCTATTGCATTATGCGATGTAATACAACGCTTAGTCCAACAAGTTAAATGGCTCAGAAGGCTTCTTTATGGCAGATTTTAATTCCTATCAAGTTAATATAAATCTAATGTGAAGATCAAGTGTTAAATATGTTGAATAAACAGAATAATAAATAGAAACGATTTTAAAGCCTAATTAATAACAAATTCGTACCAATATTAATAGCTACATCAGTATATTTTTGAACAATTTTACCAAAGACCTACATATCTAAAATTTAAATGTATTTGAGAGAATTTCAATACTTTTGAATTTCACTATGGCACAAAAACATTTCTTTTTAAAGACTTATACGAAAAGGGAATTTTAAGCAAACAAACTGTATTAACAATTAAAATAAAAAACTATATTATACACTATTTTTGAGTGTCCTCATTGCCATAAACAAATTCTTATAGCCTATTGAGTGAGAGAGAAAAATAACAACCGCTTTATATCTGAAATAGCTGGAGCTTTTATTTTGGGCTAAAACACACCTCCTTCCTGCTATAGTTTATTTTAAAAAAGGCAGATACGAAGTAACCCTAAAAGTTTCTAATGGGTATAATCCTCAAACTTTTTCAGATTTTATAATTGTTATATAACCCAAAAAAACGTAAGATGAAAATCTCAAATAAAAAAATAATTATATCAATATGTATATTGATTTCATTTATATTTTTATCGCGCATAAAAATGCGTCATAAAGATTTATGTAACGGATTTATCAATGAAAAATCGTTTGTATTAGGAAAATCTACGATTAAAGATATTCAAGAAAGATTTAATATTTACAAAGATTTAGAAGTTTTCCCCAATAATGATAGCCTTTATATTACTAAGATTGAGGAAAAAGAAGGTTTTATAAAAATATTATCTCAAAAAAGATTCCTATTTAAGGATAGTTTACTTCAAAAAGTCGAATTAGAGGTAAGCACAAGTTGCTGCTGGAATAATGATTTCAAAGAAAATGATTTTGTATTGAAAAAAGATGAAATTTTCAGAGAATATGACAAGTATATTTATACTATAAAATCAAAAAATTCAGAATCAAAATGCTTTAATTTTCAAAGTATTGATACAACAATGTTTAATAAAGCTACCTTATTTAAGTGGGGAGAATGAAGCCTACAAAAAGCCTTTAACTATAATTAAGTTATGTATTTGAATGACTTTAAACAGGAATACTTAATAAATTCATTAAATGAATTAAATAATATATTAGTGAAACGTTTTTTTCAAGAATCTAATCATTTCATTTTAACCTTTCAAGATTATGGTTTTCCTCAATTATCTTGTTTTGTAAAAAGAGATATATCAGTAATATACTACTTAGATACGCAAAAAAGTTTTATTTCAAAAGGTCATAATATTCACAGCAAGGGGAATGAAGTATTTTATGAAGCAGAAGGTTTTGGTTGTGAAGTTTTTCTCCCAAAATCTAGTGTAATTCCTATAAATAAATTTTATGAAAGTACTCAATATTTTTTCGAAACACATAATAAACCTACAAATATAAGTTGGTTAGAGTTATAAAGAGAAAGCACTATTAATAGACG encodes:
- a CDS encoding immunity protein codes for the protein MYLNDFKQEYLINSLNELNNILVKRFFQESNHFILTFQDYGFPQLSCFVKRDISVIYYLDTQKSFISKGHNIHSKGNEVFYEAEGFGCEVFLPKSSVIPINKFYESTQYFFETHNKPTNISWLEL